In Paenibacillus durus, the DNA window TTGGCATCGAGCCGCTGCGCGCTAGACAGCTTTTTATATGTAGCGATATTTGACTCGATCGCGGTCAACCGCTCGTTACTCGCAGCCGCCGCCTGTAAGTTAGCGCGCTCCTCCTGTAGCAACGCCGGAACTGAATCGTTTATCGCTTTGTTCATCTTCGTGATTCCGCCCGCCGCGGCCTCGCTGCTCGCGTACCCTAAGTCGCGCAGTCTCTTATCCGCGGCGTCGAGTTCATCGTTCAGCTTGCGCAATTCGGCCGCACCTGCCCGCCAGTCCTGCCCGGTATTTCCGCCTTTCAGGTTCGCAATCCTGCGCTCAATCGCCTCACGGTCCCGGAGTGCCTGCGTAGTTTCTTCGATTCGGCCGCGTAGGTCTTCGAGGTCGCCCGTTGTACGCATTAATGGCGACTTACTGAGCGCGTCGTTCAATGACGTTTGTGCTGCCGCAAAGTCTTCCGCTGCCTTTTTCGTTTCTGCATATCTGCCCGCTAGTGCTGCGGCACCGGCTGCTAATGCGGAAATGGCGATAGAGATTACGCCAATGATCGGGAGACTTGCCTTAAAAGCGGTCATGCCTGCGGCTGCTACTTCTGAGGTATCCTTTATCGCTTTCAGCGCAATTCTGAGTGAAATCAAACTGGCGGTAGCCCCGGCCACCAACGGAGCTATCGTCGTAAACGCAATGATTGCGCCCTGCATTGGCGAGCTCAGCCCGGTAAATCCGTTAATGAGTCCCGTAATTTGCTCCGTGACTAACCGGACGGCTGGCGCGAACTTATCGCCTACCGAGATACCGGCGGATTCGAGCGCGGACTGCATCTCGTTTATCGATCCTTTGAGCGTATCCATCTGCGTTCCGGCGACTTGTTCAGCGGTCCCGCCTGCGTTTTGAAGCTGCGCGGTATACGATTCGAGCGTTGACTGTCCGTTCGAGATGAGCGTAAGGAATCCGCTTGCCGCTTCTTGGCCGACGAGTGTTGCGGCTACGTCTGCCTGCTGCGCTTGGGTCAACCGTGCGAATGCGCCTTGCATCTGTCCGATGATTTGCGCGAATGGGAGTACGTTGCCTGCGCTGTCTTGAATAGAAACGCCGAGTTTATCCATATAGAACGCGGCCTCTTCGGATGGGGACGCGAGCTGCAAAAGGATAGCGCGAAGGGACGTACCTGCGTTCTCACCGCGTATGCCTGCGTTGGAGAGCGCTTCGACCGCTGCCGTCGCTTCTTCTACGGACAGGCCCATGTTGGCCGCGACTGGTGCAATATATTTCATTGCAAGCAATGTGTTATCGCAGAGGCTCTTTATCCTCCGCTTCTTACGGTTTCCCGTAAGTTCAGACTATCTCTTCACCGTCGTCTTAACGTTACGGTGCTAGGCGCTCGTGGGCGTTTCCCCGTATCCTCAGGACGTAGGGTACTCCGCCTAGTCGTTACACGTTCCCGTGATTTCTCAACAGGCTTCGCTCGGTATTGCCATACTATCTAATAAGTACGAGTTAATTAATTCGGGGATTTGATCAAACTTCCAATAAGGAATTCGCAACAGCGGTGTGCGGCTTCTGCTGCAATACTCATTCTTTATCCTATCGTTCCTCTTACGTGCTAGTAAGGCGGGTCTCCCTCCGAAAAAGTCTTTCTGCTCGAAGTGTTGTTCCCCGTCAAATTCAATCAAAAGGACGACGTGCCCCTCTCCAAACACCGCGAAATCGAAAGGCAGGGTGTTTATGTGTTTGCAGTCAGGAGTCCTGTACTCTCTTGCGAAAGTAACGTCAATGGACTCAAGATGCTTGCGAATCGCGTCCTCTCCTTTTGAGATTTTGCAGCCAGGACATCGACTTCCCTTTGAAAGAATATTATTAGGAGTCGCACTAAACGACGTCCCACATACTAGGTGTTTGACGGATACCTTAGTGCGTGAATTTACGTAGCTACTGAGTAGGACATAATCGTCTCCGAGGGCTTCCTGTATCCTGGCGTTCTGCTCTGCTGGGTCGCCTCTTCTCGCGTTAACTACTCGCTGCATAGTGCAGTCTGGGCAGCCGCCCTTACGTTCTTTGTACGCTGCTAAGAACCTGTGTGGGCTAATAAAAAACACTCTGCCGCATACAGAGTGTTTTGCTTGCATTTTAGTTTTGTTGTTTCTGTATTCCCCGAAGAATACGTATTCTCCACCGGTTAGTTCTTCAACTTCTCGGAAGAACTCATCCGTAGTTTTACGTTTCGTACTTACCATTATTCCTCCTAGATAGGTTAGGTTTCACCGAATTCACCTAGTTTTTATGCTGCGAGTTTCTTCGCAACCGGGCATTGCTGTTTACCCAGGTCTGATATATCCGCGTTCGAGTCAATCGACGCTTTCGCCAATACGTCAACTACGCGTCCTGTTTCTTCCGTCTCTAGCCGGAATCCGTTCAGTACGCTTGCCGCGATGCTGGCCGTCTGCGCGAGGTCCATCTGACCGGCGGCTGCGAGCGATAATACGCCAGGCAGCGCCGTCATAACGTCTTTCGTTTTAAATCCGGCTTGTGCGAGGAGAGCGGCCGCATCTGCCGCTTGACTCGCGCTAAATACCGTTGACGCTCCGAGTTGTATCGCTTGTTCCCGTAACTTCTCGAACTCGGCTCCGGTCGCCTGCGTAATCGCCTTAACCTTCGCCATCGCCTGCTCGAACGTCGCCGCCGTCTGGACGGACTTCGTAATAATCGCAGCCATCGCAACGGCAAGTCCGATATAGGCCGCGCCTAACGCTTTAACCTCGTTCGCTGTCCGGTTCGTGGCGAGTGCGTTCTTTTCGATTTCCTTAGCGACTTTATCGATCTCCGCTGCACTTGCCCCAAGCTTACGCATCTCGTCCGTAACGGCTGCGATTTGTTTACGGAGTAGTTCCGGGTTCGACCGGCGGAGAGCGTCGTTAATTCGCGTAATCTGAGCGGACGACGCACCAACGTCTTTGAGCGCCATATTCAAGCCCATAAACGATGCTTCCGCCTGGTGCGCGGAGTGTCCGAGTTCTGCAGCCTTCTTCTTTGCCTGCTCTACGCCAGCCGTGTATTGCGAAATGTCTGCGGTTATGACGGCCTTTATCGCTCCGACGTCTGTTGCTGCGGTATCTATCGTAATCACCTCTTCGGGCAAAAATAAGAGCGCCCGTTAAAGGCGCTATATTCCGAGTTTCATTTTCATTTTTAAACGGTCGAATCCGCTCTTATCGAACGCGGGTGTGTCCGCGACTTTATCGTAGCCGGCGCGCTTCTGCAGGGCGTCCGCATACTTTCGAAAATCCTCTACGCTGGTCGTCTGCGACATTACCGCGTTGTTCAGCGCTGCGAGCGTCTGCTGCGCCTGGTAACGGTCGGCTGCGTCGATCACGTCGAGAATGTCCATGACGTAGTAGCCGCGCTCAAACTCGATCTGCGTTTTGCCGAGCTTAATCGCGGCATCGATAAAAAACTGTTCCGCTGTTACTCCGCGCCCTGTTCCGCCGATTCCGCTGTTTTCGGTATTCCCAGGTTCAGGACGCCTTGCACGTTTTTTAGCATTTCTCCGAAGTTGTTGACGCTCGCCACCGCCGTTAAGTACGCCAGTATCTCGTCAACGGACGCGTTCTCGTCGATCCATTCCGTGTCAATTCCGGTCAGTACGGATACAACGCGCACGAAATCACCAAGCGACTGCTCTAGCGCCACAAGTGCGAAGGCTACACGCCGATCTGCTGGCGCGGAGATTACGCTAACCAACAGTTGCGGCAACGTTTGGATTGCGCCAAAAAGCTCCCGCCACTGTGCGATCGTAATTTTACGCACCTGGACCGTTTTAGGCTGCGCGCTATCTTCGCCGAAGACTACCGTATTTGGGAGGTTAGGCAGCGTCGGCAACGTAGCCCCTGCGCCTTTATCTGAACGCTTAAATAGCATTGTTTTCGCTCCTTATCGTAAAAAGTAAAGGCGAGCCGAAGCCCGCCCGTTAAATTACGGGGTAGCCGTAATCGTTTCGTCACCGAGGATCAGCACGACATCGCTGGCGTCTGGAGTAGACCGGAGCGTAACGTTCGTGATCCGTTCATTCTCGTTGTTGAAGCTGTAAGACAGGTCTGTTTCCGGATAAGCGAGCGGCAGCGTTGCCCAATAATTCGGGTCCG includes these proteins:
- a CDS encoding PDDEXK family nuclease → MVSTKRKTTDEFFREVEELTGGEYVFFGEYRNNKTKMQAKHSVCGRVFFISPHRFLAAYKERKGGCPDCTMQRVVNARRGDPAEQNARIQEALGDDYVLLSSYVNSRTKVSVKHLVCGTSFSATPNNILSKGSRCPGCKISKGEDAIRKHLESIDVTFAREYRTPDCKHINTLPFDFAVFGEGHVVLLIEFDGEQHFEQKDFFGGRPALLARKRNDRIKNEYCSRSRTPLLRIPYWKFDQIPELINSYLLDSMAIPSEAC
- a CDS encoding phage tail tape measure protein; its protein translation is MPEEVITIDTAATDVGAIKAVITADISQYTAGVEQAKKKAAELGHSAHQAEASFMGLNMALKDVGASSAQITRINDALRRSNPELLRKQIAAVTDEMRKLGASAAEIDKVAKEIEKNALATNRTANEVKALGAAYIGLAVAMAAIITKSVQTAATFEQAMAKVKAITQATGAEFEKLREQAIQLGASTVFSASQAADAAALLAQAGFKTKDVMTALPGVLSLAAAGQMDLAQTASIAASVLNGFRLETEETGRVVDVLAKASIDSNADISDLGKQQCPVAKKLAA